The following are from one region of the Juglans regia cultivar Chandler chromosome 10, Walnut 2.0, whole genome shotgun sequence genome:
- the LOC109008563 gene encoding photosystem I reaction center subunit IV B, chloroplastic-like yields MASCNMASAASGFVLTANVTGSTSSSARSSSMLFFPLKNNNNSSSSSRLVVRAAEEGAAPPAAPAPVGSEAPKPKPPPIGPKRGAKVKILRRESYWYNGIGSVVAVDQDPKTRYPVVVRFNKVNYANVSTNNYALDEIVEV; encoded by the exons ATGGCAAGCTGCAACATGGCATCAGCTGCTTCTGGGTTTGTGCTAACAGCAAATGTTACAGGCAGCACAAGCTCATCTGCTAGGAGCAGCAGCATGTTATTCTTCCCTTTgaagaacaacaacaacagcagcagcagttCAAGGCTTGTTGTTAGGGCAGCTGAGGAGGGGGCAGCTCCACCAGCCGCCCCTGCACCAGTTGGAAGTGAAGCTCCAAAGCCTAAGCCACCTCCAATTGGTCCCAAAAGAGGTGCTAAG GTTAAGATTCTTAGGAGAGAGTCTTACTGGTACAATGGCATTGGATCTGTGGTAGCTGTCGACCAG GACCCAAAGACTCGCTACCCAGTGGTGGTTCGGTTCAACAAAGTTAACTATGCAAATGTATCTACAAATAACTATGCATTGGATGAGATTGTAGAAGTTTAA
- the LOC109008562 gene encoding protein LOW PSII ACCUMULATION 1, chloroplastic, with amino-acid sequence MASVANGPYVLGPPNSPHQSKGGSNNNDKIFRFLCCPSHVLRNTGWVHSINCVAASSHSPRTPKRGSSTITRSTANKSSPSTEISTTAKIRSEVLSPFRSFRMFFYLAFIASGTLGGLIATTQLIAALTNSSRAAAVPEILNGLGIDIGAVSLFAFLYSRDNTAKNAQLARLSREENLSNLKLRVDEKRVIPLSSLRGIARLVICAGPSSFVAESFRLSEPFTESLLDRGVLVVPFATDGNLPGFEFDENEETQDITAKRKRLWQLAPFNISEWSKWLDEQKKLAGVSSDSPVYLSLRMDGRVRGSGVGYPPWNAFVAQLPPVKGMWSGLLDGMDGRIL; translated from the exons ATGGCCTCTGTAGCTAACGGTCCGTACGTCCTCGGACCTCCGAATTCTCCTCATCAATCCAAAGGCGGCAGCAACAACAACGACAAAATCTTCAGATTCCTCTGCTGTCCATCTCATGTTCTTAGAAACACTGGATGGGTCCATTCTATCAACTGTGTTGCAGCATCATCCCACTCTCCACGCACCCCAAAGCGAGGTTCTTCAACTATCACCCGCTCCACTGCTAATAAGTCTTCCCCATCTACAGAAATTAG TACTACAGCCAAGATACGCAGCGAAGTTCTCTCTCCCTTTCGGTCCTTTCGGATGTTCTTTTATCTTGCTTTCATAGCAAGTGGTACTCTGGGGGGATTAATAGCAACCACACAATTGATTGCTGCACTAACAAATTCATCAAGAGCGGCCGCAGTCCCTGAAATTTTGAACGGTCTTGGCATAGACATTGGAGCAGTATCTCTTTTTGCATTTCTTTATTCAAGGGATAATACTGCTAAGAATGCACAACTGGCTAGGCTCTCAAGAGAGGAAAACCTTTCAAATCTTAAGCTCCGTGTGGACGAAAAGAGGGTTATTCCTCTCAGCTCTTTGAGAGGGATTGCTCGCCTTGTAATCTGTGCTGGCCCTTCATCCTTTGTTGCAGAGTCTTTTCGATTAAGTGAACCTTTCACTGAAAGCCTTTTGGACAGAGGGGTGCTTGTAGTACCCTTTGCTACAGATGGAAATCTACCTGGTTTTGAgtttgatgaaaatgaagagaCACAGGATATTACCGCCAAAAGGAAGAGACTCTGGCAGCTGGCTCCTTTTAATATTTCTGAGTGGTCCAA GTGGTTAGATGAACAGAAGAAGCTGGCTGGTGTCTCCTCTGATTCTCCTGT GTATCTATCTTTGCGGATGGATGGGCGTGTCCGTGGCAGTGGCGTTGGTTACCCTCCTTGGAATGCTTTTGTTGCACAATTACCTCCTGTAAAGGGGATGTGGTCAGGTCTTCTGGATGGCATGGATGGAAGAATACTTTGA